One window from the genome of Castellaniella sp. MT123 encodes:
- a CDS encoding sensor histidine kinase, with the protein MILVLNSLYARLVTRVGVVLVVSAAVLLFAVWWTTNFAARQAYDRILTSNALQIAENTWFQNGAVTVDVPITARTLLAPEDKTYYAVVDPNGRTIAGDIHFKPSIPWDALRDGPVLSDGVYDGHPIRIAIVGRRMPVEGPHSWAVIMVAQTTIARSSFARSLTADAFLVILVMGVLTLIAAMFTLHQALAPLKQIEEAIRKRDPLELSPLSLDVPVEIRTLVDTVNGFMRRLATHQAVTRRVIGDAAHQLRTPVTALLSRIELLSIQTDEAQKQAHLARLRVLTRELGQLVNQLINHAMVQQRAETTPFTTIDLAELVRTELAEALSNEPDRDLDVAVNAPDAACLVRGDPTTLREAVKNIIHNALRYGAPSLLQVDIVRKQRNWEVRFLDDGPGIPPADWDRVRRPFSSRSGGRSGASLGLAIVQEVMRTHRGKLRFALESDGRFMVVLIFRASA; encoded by the coding sequence GTGATCCTGGTCCTCAATTCCCTGTACGCCCGGCTGGTGACGCGAGTCGGGGTCGTGCTGGTCGTCAGCGCGGCAGTGCTGCTGTTCGCAGTCTGGTGGACGACGAATTTCGCGGCCAGACAGGCGTATGACCGGATCCTGACCAGCAACGCGTTGCAGATCGCGGAGAACACCTGGTTTCAGAACGGTGCCGTGACGGTCGACGTGCCGATCACTGCACGTACGCTGCTGGCGCCAGAGGACAAGACCTACTACGCCGTCGTCGATCCAAATGGTCGGACCATTGCGGGCGACATCCACTTCAAACCCTCGATTCCTTGGGACGCACTGCGGGACGGGCCGGTGCTGTCCGATGGGGTTTACGATGGACACCCGATCCGGATCGCGATCGTGGGCCGGCGCATGCCTGTGGAAGGACCGCACTCCTGGGCGGTGATCATGGTGGCGCAGACCACGATCGCCCGATCGTCATTTGCCCGCAGTTTGACCGCGGATGCCTTCCTGGTAATTCTGGTCATGGGAGTCCTGACGCTGATCGCAGCGATGTTCACGTTGCACCAAGCTCTTGCGCCCCTGAAGCAGATCGAGGAAGCCATCCGCAAGAGGGACCCGCTGGAACTCTCACCACTGTCTCTGGACGTTCCTGTCGAGATCCGCACGCTAGTCGATACGGTCAATGGTTTCATGCGGCGCCTGGCCACTCATCAGGCGGTCACGCGGCGTGTCATCGGCGACGCGGCCCACCAGTTGCGCACCCCGGTCACCGCACTGCTGTCGCGGATCGAGTTGCTGTCGATCCAGACCGACGAAGCGCAAAAGCAGGCGCACCTGGCGCGCTTGCGGGTCCTGACGCGGGAACTGGGACAGCTGGTCAACCAGCTTATCAATCACGCCATGGTGCAGCAGCGTGCGGAAACCACCCCATTCACGACGATCGATCTGGCGGAACTGGTCCGGACCGAATTGGCCGAGGCTCTGTCGAACGAGCCGGACAGAGACCTGGACGTCGCTGTGAATGCGCCGGATGCCGCCTGCCTGGTCAGGGGGGATCCGACGACTTTGCGTGAAGCCGTGAAGAACATCATCCACAACGCCCTGCGGTATGGGGCGCCGTCGCTGCTGCAGGTCGATATCGTCCGCAAGCAAAGAAACTGGGAGGTCCGATTCCTCGATGATGGACCCGGCATCCCGCCCGCGGACTGGGATCGGGTCCGGCGGCCATTCTCATCGCGCAGTGGGGGCCGGAGCGGCGCCAGCCTGGGGCTGGCCATCGTGCAGGAAGTCATGCGTACGCACCGGGGCAAGTTGCGGTTTGCCCTAGAGAGCGACGGGCGATTCATGGTTGTCCTGATCTTTCGCGCATCCGCGTAG
- a CDS encoding DHA2 family efflux MFS transporter permease subunit: MTPAANQTEDAFKPASLILATMGLSLGTFMQVLDISIANVSLPTIAGNLAASRDQSTWVITSFTVCQAITLPMTGFLSRWFGEVRTFVWSVLLFSLFSLACGLATSLPMLVTFRALQGAVCGPMYPITQSLMVSLYPREKRAMALAIISMITVVAPIVGPVAGGWITDSYSWRWIFFINVPIGIFAASLALTQMSGRIEQLVKNRIDWVGVATLILGVGSLQILLDKGNDLDWFGSTVIRVLAAVATVSLTIFVIWELTDDKPIVNLRLFRHRNFAAGTFAMVLAFGLFFAVSLLLPLWMQNTLGYTALWSGLAVAPIGFIPILLTFWVGKYASRFDLRWLTALSFAVMGFVCFRFGSFDTEVDFTRIALTELIMGLGVALFFMPILTILLSDLEGPEIAEGSGSATFLRTVGASFAVSITTYLWTRGASASHAHLAEFITLSNPQVRLGIEAADGSLPHYGAAMNQVITQQAMQVSFNDIFNGLGFCFIALIAVVWLAKPPFISSATRMRERSGQP; the protein is encoded by the coding sequence ATGACGCCTGCCGCAAACCAGACAGAGGATGCGTTCAAGCCTGCCAGTCTGATACTGGCCACCATGGGTCTGTCTCTGGGAACCTTCATGCAGGTTCTGGACATCAGCATCGCCAATGTGTCCCTGCCCACCATCGCGGGAAATCTGGCCGCCAGCCGGGATCAGTCCACCTGGGTCATCACCTCGTTCACCGTCTGTCAGGCGATCACGCTGCCCATGACAGGGTTCCTGTCGCGCTGGTTCGGCGAAGTCAGGACTTTCGTCTGGTCGGTCCTGCTGTTCTCGCTGTTCTCACTGGCCTGCGGCCTGGCCACCAGCCTGCCGATGCTGGTGACGTTTCGCGCGTTGCAAGGCGCGGTCTGCGGGCCGATGTACCCGATCACGCAAAGCCTGATGGTGTCGCTCTACCCGCGCGAGAAGCGGGCCATGGCACTGGCCATCATCAGCATGATCACGGTGGTGGCGCCGATCGTGGGGCCCGTGGCCGGCGGCTGGATCACGGACTCGTATTCCTGGCGCTGGATCTTCTTCATCAACGTGCCCATCGGCATCTTCGCGGCTTCACTGGCCCTCACCCAGATGAGCGGTCGCATCGAGCAATTGGTCAAGAACCGCATCGACTGGGTCGGTGTGGCCACCCTGATCCTCGGAGTCGGCTCGCTGCAGATCCTGCTGGACAAAGGCAACGATCTGGACTGGTTCGGATCCACCGTCATCCGGGTCCTGGCCGCCGTGGCCACGGTATCCCTGACGATTTTCGTGATCTGGGAACTGACTGACGACAAGCCGATCGTGAATCTGCGGCTGTTCCGGCACCGCAATTTTGCGGCCGGGACATTTGCGATGGTGCTGGCGTTTGGTCTGTTCTTTGCGGTGTCGCTGCTGCTGCCGCTTTGGATGCAGAACACCCTGGGCTACACGGCTCTGTGGTCCGGCCTGGCTGTCGCGCCCATCGGTTTCATTCCGATCCTGCTGACCTTTTGGGTGGGTAAATACGCTTCCCGCTTCGACCTGCGCTGGCTGACCGCGCTGTCATTTGCCGTGATGGGCTTCGTCTGTTTCCGCTTTGGCAGCTTCGACACGGAAGTTGATTTCACGCGCATCGCGCTGACCGAGCTGATCATGGGTCTGGGGGTGGCCCTGTTCTTCATGCCCATCCTGACCATCCTGCTGTCGGACCTGGAAGGCCCGGAAATCGCGGAAGGATCCGGGTCGGCGACCTTCCTGCGCACGGTGGGCGCCAGCTTCGCCGTGTCCATCACGACCTATCTGTGGACCCGAGGCGCATCAGCCAGCCACGCGCACCTGGCCGAATTCATCACGCTGTCGAACCCGCAGGTTCGCCTGGGCATCGAAGCAGCAGACGGATCCCTGCCGCACTACGGCGCCGCGATGAATCAGGTGATCACCCAACAGGCGATGCAGGTGTCCTTCAACGACATCTTCAATGGCCTGGGGTTTTGCTTCATCGCGCTGATCGCGGTGGTCTGGCTGGCCAAACCCCCGTTTATCAGTTCCGCTACGCGGATGCGCGAAAGATCAGGACAACCATGA
- a CDS encoding alpha/beta hydrolase gives MIRLRDLLLAVAITGALWLPTAPTVAQEGKMLHVPTQGGTYVPVFWVKQNTAPMTVVLLTGGGGGIGKLDGSGWPSSENFLIRSGHAFAAAGFNIAMVAKPSDIPRLDPDLRIGEGYIDGLYKTLQHIKTLSSAPIWLVGTSQGTISATALAIAHQDPSLIAGVVLTSSITSWKLRGSVPRQALEKIKVPVLVVHHAKDACRICRPDEVPAIMKGLKNASIKKLVMVDGGSGATGDPCEALHYHGYIGMERQVVDLISAWIKAPTT, from the coding sequence ATGATTCGCTTGCGTGATCTCTTGCTGGCCGTTGCAATCACTGGGGCACTCTGGCTACCAACGGCGCCCACAGTCGCCCAAGAAGGAAAAATGCTGCATGTGCCGACCCAGGGCGGTACATACGTGCCGGTTTTTTGGGTGAAGCAGAACACGGCTCCGATGACAGTGGTGCTGCTGACCGGCGGCGGCGGCGGGATCGGCAAGCTGGATGGCTCGGGTTGGCCCAGTAGTGAGAACTTTCTGATTCGCAGCGGTCACGCCTTTGCTGCGGCTGGTTTCAACATCGCCATGGTCGCCAAGCCCTCCGACATCCCAAGGCTGGATCCGGACCTTCGCATTGGCGAGGGTTATATAGATGGCCTGTACAAAACGCTGCAGCATATCAAAACGCTTTCCAGCGCGCCCATCTGGCTCGTGGGAACGAGTCAAGGCACCATTTCCGCAACAGCGCTTGCCATTGCGCATCAAGATCCCAGCCTGATCGCTGGCGTGGTACTGACGTCGAGCATCACCAGCTGGAAGTTGCGAGGCTCAGTGCCGCGGCAGGCACTTGAAAAAATCAAGGTACCCGTGCTGGTCGTACACCATGCCAAGGATGCGTGTCGAATCTGTCGGCCGGATGAGGTACCGGCCATCATGAAGGGCTTGAAAAACGCATCCATCAAGAAACTGGTCATGGTCGACGGCGGATCCGGCGCCACAGGCGACCCCTGCGAGGCTCTGCACTACCATGGTTATATCGGCATGGAACGCCAAGTGGTGGATTTGATATCAGCCTGGATCAAGGCGCCAACAACCTGA
- a CDS encoding dienelactone hydrolase family protein — MRLARSLLILLAMFFVRPAAADMVAEPVTWTLNGTQFKGVLVYDDASHDKRPGLVMVPNWSGVNDIAIAKAKRVAGRDYVILLADVYGEHIRPTNAAQAQAAVKPLYADRNLMRARIGKAFAQLKAQAGHAPIDLSRLAAIGFCFGGAVVLDLARSGSDVKAVVSFHGDLSTDDPALAKNIKARVLAINGADDTATMPGVPEFTREMRQDPADWQFVEIGHAVHCFTETEATATTGNCRYDPKAAARSYRMMHDWLKESFEARTEGAQNEP, encoded by the coding sequence ATGAGACTCGCACGTTCCCTGCTGATCCTGTTGGCGATGTTCTTCGTCCGTCCAGCCGCTGCGGATATGGTAGCGGAACCCGTGACCTGGACCCTGAACGGCACACAATTCAAAGGCGTGCTCGTGTACGACGACGCATCGCACGACAAACGCCCCGGTCTGGTCATGGTGCCCAATTGGTCCGGCGTCAACGACATCGCCATCGCGAAAGCCAAGCGCGTCGCCGGACGGGACTACGTCATCCTGCTTGCCGACGTCTACGGCGAACACATCCGCCCGACGAACGCGGCGCAAGCCCAGGCTGCGGTCAAGCCCCTGTATGCCGACCGCAATCTCATGCGGGCGCGGATCGGCAAGGCCTTTGCACAACTGAAAGCCCAGGCTGGCCACGCGCCGATCGACCTATCCCGCCTGGCTGCGATCGGGTTCTGTTTCGGCGGCGCCGTCGTACTGGATCTGGCCCGCAGCGGCTCGGACGTCAAGGCCGTGGTCTCCTTTCACGGCGACCTGAGCACCGACGATCCCGCGCTGGCGAAAAACATCAAGGCGCGCGTGCTGGCGATCAATGGCGCCGACGACACCGCCACCATGCCGGGCGTGCCGGAATTCACGCGCGAGATGCGGCAAGACCCCGCCGACTGGCAGTTCGTGGAAATCGGGCACGCTGTGCATTGTTTCACCGAGACGGAGGCCACCGCCACGACGGGAAACTGCCGCTACGACCCGAAGGCCGCCGCGCGGTCATACCGGATGATGCATGACTGGTTGAAGGAAAGCTTCGAGGCGCGTACAGAAGGAGCGCAAAATGAACCATGA
- the arfB gene encoding alternative ribosome rescue aminoacyl-tRNA hydrolase ArfB → MIRPVVSIHRGQPLPQHRYPIQENEVEITAIRAQGAGGQNVNKVSSAVHLRFDIQASSLPEPIRERLLNLRDHRITATGLIVIKAQSSRSQIQNRLEALARLQELIDRVSDTPEIRRPTRPTQGARRRRLQEKAERSATKQLRARITEH, encoded by the coding sequence ATGATTCGCCCTGTCGTGTCCATCCATAGAGGCCAGCCGTTGCCGCAACACCGCTACCCGATCCAGGAAAACGAAGTTGAAATCACCGCCATCCGCGCCCAAGGCGCCGGCGGCCAGAATGTCAACAAAGTTTCGAGCGCCGTCCATCTGCGCTTTGATATTCAGGCGTCTTCATTGCCCGAACCCATCCGCGAGCGATTGCTGAACCTGCGTGATCATCGCATCACCGCAACGGGCCTGATCGTGATCAAGGCGCAATCCAGCCGCAGTCAGATACAAAACCGGCTGGAAGCGCTGGCACGCCTGCAGGAACTCATCGACCGGGTCAGCGACACCCCTGAGATACGGCGCCCCACACGACCCACGCAAGGTGCCAGGCGTCGCCGCCTGCAGGAAAAAGCCGAACGCAGCGCCACCAAACAGCTGCGCGCCAGGATCACGGAGCATTAA
- a CDS encoding pseudouridine synthase — MQPRARHTTKTPPAQPRLLVLNKPFGVLTQFSDDQGRATLKDFVDVPDVYPAGRLDRDSEGLLLLTNDGRLQARIADPRYKMAKTYWVQVEGEPTDAQLQLLQDGVVLKDGPTLPAQARRLAEPQLWPRDPPVRFRKNIPTAWLEITIHEGRNRQVRRMTAAVGLPTLRLIRMSIGPWSLEGLQPGMWREAAPL, encoded by the coding sequence ATGCAGCCCAGGGCGCGACACACAACCAAGACACCGCCGGCGCAGCCCCGCCTGCTCGTGCTCAACAAACCGTTCGGTGTACTGACCCAGTTCAGCGACGACCAGGGGCGTGCCACACTGAAGGATTTCGTCGACGTGCCAGACGTGTACCCGGCCGGACGGCTGGATCGCGATAGCGAAGGTCTGCTCCTGCTGACCAATGACGGACGTCTGCAGGCGCGCATCGCCGACCCCCGATACAAGATGGCGAAAACCTATTGGGTCCAGGTCGAAGGCGAGCCGACCGATGCCCAGTTGCAGCTTCTGCAAGACGGCGTCGTCCTGAAGGACGGCCCCACCCTGCCCGCCCAGGCGCGCCGCTTGGCGGAACCGCAACTCTGGCCCCGGGATCCACCGGTGCGTTTTCGCAAAAACATTCCAACCGCATGGCTGGAGATCACCATCCACGAAGGCCGCAACCGCCAAGTCCGGCGCATGACGGCCGCCGTGGGCCTGCCGACCCTGCGTCTGATACGGATGAGTATCGGGCCCTGGAGCCTCGAAGGCCTGCAGCCTGGGATGTGGCGCGAGGCAGCCCCGCTATGA
- the queG gene encoding tRNA epoxyqueuosine(34) reductase QueG: MTTSSPTNTGSSQWIHQIRAWAQELGFSQIGVSGVDLSSAEPRLLQWLALGYHGDLHYMERHGLKRARPAELVPGTVSVITARMPYLPRGTAPDWQDRERARLDEPGEGVVSLYARGRDYHKVVRARLQKLCDRIEALVGPFGYRVFSDSAPVLEKELASRSGQGWRGKHSMVLSRDAGSMFFLGEIFVDFALDPTDPVSAHCGTCTACIDVCPTGAIIAPGVVDARRCISYLTIENHGPIPEELRPLMGNHIYGCDDCQTICPWNKYAQATELPDFDERSPLVGQQLVELFAWDEAMFLKRTEGGPIRRIDHERWLRNIAVALGNALRQANEAQAQELRAALLTRADHESALVREHVAWALAQRNPAAERMKPAGSNAALSPGNPNSVRQ; this comes from the coding sequence ATGACCACATCTTCCCCGACAAATACCGGCAGTAGCCAGTGGATTCACCAGATACGGGCCTGGGCACAGGAACTGGGGTTTTCCCAGATCGGTGTTTCAGGGGTGGATTTATCCTCGGCCGAGCCGCGTTTGCTGCAATGGCTTGCCCTGGGCTACCACGGCGACCTGCACTACATGGAACGCCATGGCCTGAAGCGCGCCCGCCCGGCGGAACTGGTTCCCGGCACGGTCAGCGTGATCACCGCGCGCATGCCCTACCTGCCGCGCGGCACGGCGCCCGACTGGCAGGACCGCGAACGCGCACGGTTGGACGAACCCGGCGAGGGCGTGGTGTCGCTCTATGCCCGAGGGCGTGACTATCACAAGGTGGTGCGTGCCCGCTTGCAAAAATTGTGCGACCGGATCGAGGCCCTGGTCGGCCCGTTCGGCTACCGCGTCTTTTCGGATTCGGCGCCGGTCCTGGAAAAAGAACTGGCCAGCCGCAGCGGCCAGGGCTGGCGCGGCAAGCATTCCATGGTGCTCTCGCGCGATGCGGGATCGATGTTTTTCCTGGGTGAAATTTTCGTGGACTTCGCACTGGATCCGACCGATCCGGTCAGTGCGCATTGCGGCACCTGCACCGCGTGCATCGACGTTTGCCCCACGGGTGCCATCATTGCTCCCGGTGTGGTGGATGCGCGCCGCTGCATTTCCTATCTGACCATCGAAAATCACGGCCCTATCCCAGAGGAACTGCGCCCCCTGATGGGCAATCATATCTATGGCTGCGATGACTGCCAGACGATCTGTCCCTGGAACAAGTACGCTCAGGCCACGGAACTCCCCGACTTCGATGAGCGCTCGCCGTTGGTCGGCCAGCAGCTCGTGGAACTGTTCGCCTGGGACGAGGCGATGTTCCTCAAGCGGACCGAGGGTGGGCCGATCCGGCGCATCGACCATGAACGCTGGCTGCGCAACATTGCCGTGGCGCTGGGCAATGCGCTGCGCCAGGCCAATGAGGCACAGGCGCAAGAGTTGCGCGCGGCATTACTGACCCGTGCCGACCACGAAAGCGCTCTGGTGCGCGAGCACGTGGCCTGGGCGCTGGCGCAGCGGAATCCTGCAGCTGAAAGGATGAAGCCCGCTGGGTCGAACGCCGCGCTTTCGCCCGGCAATCCAAATTCTGTGCGCCAATAA
- a CDS encoding DMT family transporter, which produces MPLLNARQLLGLVLLTLMWGLNWPVMKLGLHEWSPLWFRAVTMAGGALVLLIYYRRQGVPLLPCGARQWRSVVVLGLPNVMGWHGLSIIGVSLLPAGRAAILGFTMPVFTVLLSVFFYGERFTARLALAVSAVLIAIALLLWNELSRLAGSPVGIVWMQAAAFCWALGTVWMQRAKLTLAPETLVIWMLALSSLALGLVASVTEPAPQWPASPAMWGVLLWSMLLNYGAAQVIWFAMARALPASTSAMSVTAIPIVGILSSMLIGERPSWQDGLAVVCVVVAISAVLLRPVRRGKQA; this is translated from the coding sequence GTGCCCCTCTTGAATGCCCGCCAACTGCTCGGCCTCGTTCTGCTCACGCTGATGTGGGGCTTGAACTGGCCTGTGATGAAACTGGGCCTGCACGAGTGGAGCCCATTATGGTTTCGCGCTGTGACCATGGCCGGCGGCGCCCTGGTGCTGCTGATCTATTACCGGCGACAAGGGGTTCCGCTGCTGCCGTGCGGCGCGCGGCAATGGCGCAGCGTCGTCGTGCTGGGCCTGCCCAACGTGATGGGCTGGCACGGCCTATCCATCATCGGGGTCTCTCTGCTACCGGCAGGGCGGGCCGCCATCCTGGGCTTCACCATGCCCGTGTTCACCGTGCTGCTATCCGTGTTTTTTTACGGAGAACGCTTCACGGCGCGCCTGGCCCTGGCCGTCAGTGCCGTCCTGATCGCCATCGCCCTGCTGCTTTGGAACGAGCTCAGCAGGCTCGCCGGCAGCCCCGTGGGCATTGTGTGGATGCAGGCAGCCGCGTTTTGCTGGGCGCTGGGCACAGTCTGGATGCAGCGCGCAAAACTGACGCTGGCACCCGAAACCCTGGTGATCTGGATGCTGGCGCTGTCATCGCTGGCCCTCGGGCTGGTGGCTTCGGTCACTGAACCCGCACCGCAATGGCCTGCAAGCCCCGCCATGTGGGGTGTACTGTTATGGTCGATGCTGCTGAATTACGGCGCAGCCCAGGTCATCTGGTTCGCCATGGCGCGCGCCTTGCCGGCATCCACCAGCGCCATGAGTGTCACCGCCATACCGATCGTCGGCATCCTGAGCAGCATGCTGATCGGCGAACGGCCCAGTTGGCAGGACGGTCTGGCCGTCGTGTGCGTGGTGGTGGCCATCAGCGCCGTATTGCTGCGGCCGGTCAGGCGCGGCAAGCAGGCCTGA
- a CDS encoding phasin family protein — protein sequence MEDLHQQIRDSQKALLARVHHVQFLFLDGFEKLVSLNLQAVRGRLDEAVDRVKTSDTQSGEPDPLAQFAQRVRHQFDHHLAYGRQLGEIIEGLQSGLHKLTLTELDRDQPPAVVAPSRTRPVIKRPTRQTVKSAVRDAQSGAKPVAAAAAPTKEKAAKAPSRTKRQAASHPRSAKPPVMSKPDKGLPAAKAVAKTAAKRGAPAVKPVVRPAAAVTRQPAVAPVTSVAAPQPTTAAAARKPAQPPVNVIGHLVAQTTPEGSEKDSSQS from the coding sequence ATGGAAGATTTGCACCAACAGATCCGCGATAGCCAGAAGGCACTGCTGGCGCGTGTGCATCATGTCCAGTTTCTGTTTCTGGATGGCTTCGAGAAGCTTGTCAGCCTCAACCTTCAGGCAGTGCGAGGCCGCCTCGATGAGGCAGTTGACCGGGTCAAGACATCCGATACGCAATCAGGAGAGCCTGATCCTCTGGCGCAGTTTGCACAGCGGGTGCGGCATCAGTTCGACCATCACCTGGCTTATGGACGCCAGCTCGGTGAAATCATCGAGGGCCTGCAGTCTGGCCTGCATAAACTGACACTGACCGAACTCGATCGTGATCAGCCTCCGGCAGTCGTTGCCCCTTCCCGGACTCGGCCCGTCATCAAACGGCCTACGCGTCAGACCGTAAAATCCGCCGTCCGGGATGCGCAGTCCGGCGCAAAGCCTGTCGCTGCAGCAGCCGCGCCCACAAAGGAGAAAGCCGCCAAAGCCCCGTCGCGCACCAAGCGCCAGGCGGCATCTCATCCGCGTTCCGCAAAACCGCCTGTCATGAGCAAGCCGGATAAGGGCCTGCCCGCAGCCAAGGCGGTTGCCAAGACCGCTGCTAAACGGGGCGCACCGGCCGTCAAACCAGTCGTGCGCCCGGCTGCCGCGGTCACACGCCAACCGGCTGTTGCACCAGTGACGTCAGTGGCGGCGCCACAGCCGACGACCGCCGCTGCGGCGAGGAAGCCTGCGCAGCCACCGGTCAACGTCATCGGCCATCTGGTTGCGCAGACGACGCCAGAGGGTTCAGAAAAGGACTCCTCCCAGTCGTAG
- a CDS encoding Hsp20/alpha crystallin family protein, whose product MANNLTRFSPFSDLARFDAFHDFDDFFKHPFLGNLIPTQANPRINLDVTESDQSYVVKAEVPGVKKEDIKVTVDGNTVTIRAESKRNTEEKQGETVVRSERYFGVQSRSFSLPHDIDDGKSSARYQDGILELTLPKRAGGGGAKTLSIS is encoded by the coding sequence ATGGCTAACAACTTGACGCGCTTCAGTCCTTTCAGCGACCTGGCGCGCTTTGATGCTTTTCACGATTTCGACGACTTCTTCAAGCATCCGTTCCTGGGCAACCTCATTCCAACTCAAGCGAATCCGCGCATCAACCTGGATGTTACGGAGTCTGATCAATCCTATGTCGTCAAGGCCGAAGTGCCTGGTGTCAAAAAGGAAGACATCAAGGTCACGGTGGACGGCAACACGGTGACCATCCGGGCGGAATCGAAACGTAACACCGAGGAAAAGCAAGGCGAGACCGTGGTGCGCAGCGAACGCTACTTCGGAGTGCAATCGCGCAGCTTTAGCCTGCCGCACGATATCGACGACGGCAAATCATCGGCCCGCTACCAGGACGGCATCCTGGAGCTGACTTTGCCGAAACGCGCCGGCGGCGGCGGTGCGAAAACCTTGTCGATCTCGTAA
- a CDS encoding heavy-metal-associated domain-containing protein, translating into MQKVVFNMEPFTCPSCVKKIENTVSKVDGVNEVKVMFNSGRVRAEFDSSRTDADILQNAIVQLGYPVLSRKVS; encoded by the coding sequence ATGCAAAAAGTCGTTTTCAATATGGAACCCTTCACCTGTCCTTCCTGTGTCAAAAAAATCGAGAATACCGTCTCCAAGGTCGACGGTGTAAATGAAGTCAAGGTGATGTTCAATTCCGGCCGTGTCCGGGCCGAGTTCGATTCATCCAGGACAGATGCCGACATACTGCAGAACGCCATCGTGCAGTTGGGTTATCCGGTGCTGTCCAGGAAAGTTTCGTAA